From the genome of Sediminibacter sp. Hel_I_10:
TTCTTCTGACGAAACTCAGGCCATCGTATCAGCACTAGAATCAAAGTATTCTTGGCTTACGCTCCTAAATTCCCAATCTTCTAACCAACACCTTCCCGGTTCAAAAATCATCAATGCTTTTTATAAAGGCTTCGACACTTTGGACGACGATTATGATGTGATCTGTAAATTTGATGCCGATCTCATATTTCCGAAGCATTATTTAGAACAGTTAGCATTTCATTTTAAAAAAGATGATCAACTGGGCATGGCAGCAGGATTCTGCTATATTAAAAAAGAGCAGCAATGGATCTTGGAAAATCTAACCAGAAAAGACCACATTAGAGGCGCTCTTAAAGCTTACCGAAAACAGTGTTTTATAGAAATAGGCAAACTCAAACCCTCCATGGGTTGGGACACTGTAGATGAGTTACTGGCCAAATTTTACAACTGGAAATTATTGACAGATGAGACTTTGCAAGTAAAACATTTAAAACCTACAGGAGCAAGTTACAATAAGGCCTCCAAACACCTTCAAGGTGAAGCCATGTACAAAATGCGTTACGGATTTGGAATTACACTCATCTCCGCTTTAAAACTGGCTTCTAAAAAGAAAAGTATCGCTTTATTTACAGATTATATGGTTGGCTACTTTAAAGCAAAAAAACAAAATATGACGCCATTGGTCACCAAAGAACAAGGCAAATTCATTAGAAAACTACGTTGGAGCGGCATGAAAAATAAATTCAACTAATCTGTTTTTATTCTAACTTTACTAGCAACTTTTACACTATTACTCAAAAGCAATGACACTAAAATCAAGAGATAAAAAACACCTTTGGCACCCACTAACCCAACATAAATTACATCCAGATACTGTGGCCATCGTAAAAGCTAAAGGCTGTACACTCACTGATGAGGATGGCAAAGATTACATTGACGCCATCGCCTCTTGGTATACCGCAATGTATGGTCATTGCAACCCACACGTGACTGAGCGTGTCACAAGGCAAATGCAAACTTTAGATCACGTTATTTTTAGTGGCTTTACCCATGAACCTGCCGTAAAACTTTCCGAAGCATTAATTGAAATTTTGCCAGAGAATCAAAATAAATTGTTTTTTAGTGATAATGGATCGACAGCTGTTGAGATTGGAATCAAAATGGCCCTGCAATACCATTCTAACCGTGACGAGAAACGCAATGTTTTTATCTCTTTTGAACATGGTTTTCACGGCGATACGTTTGGCGCTATGAGCGTATCTGGATTGTCTGATTACAATGGTCCGTTTTCAGATTTTTTCTTGGATGTTAAACGAATCCCTACACCCAATGGAGAGAACCATGACATGATCTTAGACCTGTTGCGCAAAGTAATTCTAGAAAATGATATTGCAGGTTTTATTTACGAACCCCTAGTACAAGGTGCCGCAGCAATGCAAATGCATAATGCTGAAGGACTTAATGAAATTTTAAAATTCTGTAAAGAGTTTGGCATTTTGATTATTGCAGACGAGGTCATGACTGGTTTTGGAAAAACAGGATCCTATTTTGCTTCAGATTATATGGAGGTCAAACCCGATATTATGTGTTTGAGCAAAGCTTTGACCGCTGGGCTACTGCCTATGGCAATTACCTCATGTACCCAGAATATATATGATGCATTTTACAGTGATGAGATTAGCAAAGGTCTTTTTCACGGTCATACCTATTCTGCAAATCCTTTAGCTTGCACGGCGGCTTTGGCTGGAATCGAAATGTTAAAGTCTGAAGAGATCCAAGCGCACATCAAACGGGTTACATCTCGCCACAAACAGTTTGGAGAGAAAATAGCATCCCATCCAAAAGTGTCCTCAACAAGACAAACAGGCGTTATTTTCGCTCTAGACCTCGATGTTGAAACCGAACGTTATGGCAGCTTGCGTGATAAATTGTTTCATCACTTTATGGACCAAGGGGTATTTCTTAGACCGCTAGGAAAAACCATTTATATTCTTGCACCTTACATCATTACCGATGGAGAATTGGATAAAGTTTACAAATCTATAGAAGCCGCTTTGGAAATCTTATAACTAGAAACCCTTTAGGAATTTAATATTTTGATTGCTGAACGTGATGCTAAATTTCGGTTTTGCAGGTAAAACAAATCGTATTATCTACCTTTGTAGAAAATCCAACCAGATTGCAATATCCAATTTCTATAACATCAATGTCCTCTATTTCTGCTTTGGGCAAAACTCCCGAAACAGTTTGGAAAAACTATAAGAATAATGCCCATTATTTCACAAAAAGGGACGGACTTCTAGTAAGTGAATTTCCGCAGGAACTTAAAGAGGACATTGAGTCACTAAGAACATCAAACTCCAAGTACAAAACCTTGGACAAATCGGTGCTCTATGCCATCTTTGCCTCAAGACAGGCTATAAAAAATGCCAATTGGAGCGCTTTGGACAATTTCGGGGTCAATATAGGATCTTCTCGTGGCGCCACCGAATTATTTGAGAATTACCACCAAGCATTTTTAGAGCATCATAAAGCCGAAACGCTGAGTTCGCCAACAACAACATTGGGTAACATTTCGTCTTGGGTGGCACACGATTTACAGACTCAAGGCCCTGAAATATCACACTCCATTACCTGCTCTACAGCACTACATGCCTTGCTTAACGGCATCGCTTGGCTCAAGGCCGACATGTGCCACGCGTTTTTAGTAGGAGGCAGTGAAGCACCGCTAACCCCTTTTACTATTGCACAAATGCAAGCCTTAAAGATTTATAAAAGGCCCAATGGATCTCCCGCCGAGACGTCGCAAAAGCAACAAACTAATTTTGAACACTCTTATCCAAATCAAGCGCTCAATCTCAAAAAAACTGAGAATAGTATGATTTTAGGAGAAGCTGCAGCAATGCTCTGCATAGAGAAAGGGCTCTCAGAAAAAAGATTAGCTACAATTGCAGGTATTGGCTATGGTACAGAGCTGCTAGAACATAATGCCTCGCTTTCAACGAATGCCGATTGTTTTCAGCGCAGTATGAAAATGGCCTTGGGGACACTTGACCCTGACACTGTAGATGTTATTGTTACCCATACCCCTGGCACCATTAAAGGGGATCAAGCTGAAATTAATGCCATAGAAAAAATTTTCTGTAACAAAATTCCTTCATTGACTACTAATAAATGGAAGATAGGTCACAGCTTAGGTGCATCGGGACTCTTAAGTATCGAAATGGCAATATTGATGCTCAAACATCAGGAGTTTATTATGGTACCTTATCTAGAGACCACATTACCAAAGCGTTTATCATATATCATGATTAATGCCGTTGGTTTTGGTGGCAATGCGGTAAGCATCCTTCTTTCAAAATAAGTATTGTAAGACATTTTTAAAGGTCTTATATTTCAACAACCAATTTAATTACTGCTTACTATGGAATGGTTTTCTGCGCTTGATGCGTTTTCACAATTCTTTTGGGTCATTGCGCTCATTGGCTCATTGATTTTCGTTTTCATAATTATTTCCACGTTTTCAGGTATGGATGGTGCTGATGATATTGGCGATTTAGATGCCGAGATTGATGGAGACACGGGTATCGGCTTTCAGTTTATCACCTTCAAAAATCTGGTCGGATTTTTCACCATTTTCGGATGGACCGGAATTGGATGTTATAACGCTGGGCTTTCCAAACCCGTTACCGTTATTACAGCCTTTGGCTGTGGCCTTCTCATGATGGCAGTAATGGCAGCTATGTTTTACGCCATGCGAAAATTAGCCGATAGCGGTACATTAAATTATAAAAATGCCATCAACGCGATTGGCGAAGTCTATTTGACCGTTGGGGCCAATCGTTCCAAAATGGGAAAAGTGACCGTTCGCGTTCAAGGTACCCTAAGAGAACTAGAGGCGCTGTCTGATTCGCTCATCGATTTGAAATCTGGCACCATCATACACGTCGTAGATGTCACCAATAACGGCATTCTTATTATAGAACCAACCAAAAAACCTATAGAACCAATTAAACCAGAAACTTATGAATTACCTCCTAACACAAGACTTTGATCTTGGCTTACCCATAGCCGTTATTGCTGCAATACTCTTTGTATTCGTATTTTTTATCATTCTTATTAAGCGCTACAAACGTTGCCCCTCAGACCGTATTTTAGTAGTTTATGGTAAAGTGGGCGGCGGATTGTCTGCTAAATGTATTCATGGTGGGGCTGCATTTATCATTCCCGTCATTCAGGATTACGAATTTTTAGACTTGACTCCTATTTCTATTGAAGTCAACCTCGTCAACGCATTATCCAAACAAAATATTAGGGTCAACGTCCCTTCTCGTTTTACCATTGGTGTATCTACAGAGCCAGGAGTTATGCAAAATGCTGCAGAACGCTTATTAGGTTTGGCTATGCAAGACATTCAAGATTTGGCCAAAGAAATTATTTTTGGGCAGTTAAGGTTGGTTGTGGCGTCTATGGATATTGAGGAAATCAACAATGATCGTGATAAATTTCTAACTAATATCTCCCAGAGCGTCGAGACCGAACTTAAGAAGGTAGGTCTTAAACTCATCAACGTTAACATTACAGATATTGTTGACGAGTCTGGTTATATTGAAGCGCTTGGTAAAGAAGCCGCTGCGCACGCCATTAACGCTGCCCGGAAATCTGTTGCAGAAAAAAACAGAGATGGTAGTATTGGTGAGGCCAATGCCAAACAAGATGAACGTACGCAAGTTGCTGCGGCAAACGCTCAAGCAGTTGAGGGTGAAAACACGGCAAAGATTTCGGTAGCTAATTCTGACTCCTTAAGAAGACAACGGGAGGCTGAAGCTGAGCGCGTAGCAAATGCTTCGGAAAAAGTACAAACGGCAAAAGCATTAGAAGAATCTTATGCTGCAGAAAAAAATGCAGAAATTGCTAGAGCTGAGCGTGAGCGTTCTTCTCAATTAGCCGATATTATTGTTCCTGCTGAAATTGATAAACGCAAGGTAGAAATTGATGCTGAAGCTGATGCAGAACGTATTAGAAGAAAAGCGAAAGGTGAAGCAGATGCGATTTTATTTAAGGCACAAGCTGAAGCACAAGGTCAGTTTGAAGTCTTAACCAAGCAAGCTGCCGGATTACAGGAAATTGTAAAAGCTGCCGGAAACAACAGTAAAGATGCCGTGCTGTTACTTATTGCTGATAAATTACCAGAATTGGTAAGGCTACAATCAGACGCTATTAAAAACATCAAAATAGATAAAGTCACCGTTTGGGAAAATGGAGGCAGCGGAGACGATGGCAAATCATCTACTGCTAACTTTTTATCGGGCATGTACAAATCTGTACCGCCATTACAAGACATGTTCAATATGGCCGGCATGGATTTGCCAGAATATCTCAAAGGCAAAGACAAAGCCGATGAACCTTCAAAAACACTTCCGAAGAAAAATGGGGAAGATGAAAGTTAATCTCTAAAAAATAAAAATCCGCTATATGGCGGATTTTTTTTGTTAAGTACATTCTAAGTATCTTTATCAAAACCACATCCAAATGAAGCTTAAATCCCTCCTCCTATTATTTTTAATTACCAGCATAAACCCTGTTCTAATTGCCCAAACAGACCCAAACATATTTGATAAATTTGAATCCAAATTTTATACCATAAATGGTTATAAAATTAATGTAGAAGTTTTGGGTGAGGGCGATCCCATTTTCTTTCTACCTGGAGGTCCTGGGAATTCTCACGATTATATGCAAGGTGCTTTTGGCCAATATTACAAGACCAACACCGTAGTCTTTTTTGATTGGATTGGGCGAGGTAAAAGTGAAGATGCCAAGAACACTTCGGAATACTCTGTAGAAAACGATATGGAAATTATTGAGAAACTTAGAGTGCTTTTAAAATTTGATAAAATTTCGCTTGTAGGTCATTCGTATGGTACAGTCCCCGCTCAAGCTTACGCCATTACATACAAAGACCAAGTAGAGAAAATGGTATTGATCAACGGGTTTCACTCTGGAGCCATGTGGCAAGCCAATTGTGATAGCTATAATCACTATGCGAAAACACATTTTCCCGAAAAATGGAAAGTGGTCGACTCCCTAAGGACTTTAGGGTATGTGTCTAGCCAAGAACCGTTAAAAACAGTTTACGGTAATTTTCCAACCAAATATATTTACTATCATGACACCAACATTACCTCTAAAGTTCCGAAGACAAAATTTAGAGGCTGGGCTCCTGAAGTTTATGAAACTATCATTGGTAGGGATGGCGATTTTGACGTGTCTGGAAGTATGATCAATCAAGATTATAGACAACAGCTAAAAGACGTCACCGCAAAAACCTTAGTTGTTGCAGGACGTTACGATGGTGTATCTACACCAGAGTTTGCTGTTCAATATAAAACCTTTATGCCACAGGCCACCTTTGAGATGTTTGAGCAAAGTGGACATAACCCTTACCTTGAAGAACCTGAAAAATTTTATACTCTTTTTAAAAGTTTTATGGGCATAAAATAAGTATTTTTGATCTCTTCCAAGATTGAAAACTATGAGTGAGACAAGACACAATTGGACCAAAGCTGAAATTTTAGACATCTACA
Proteins encoded in this window:
- a CDS encoding flotillin family protein, yielding MNYLLTQDFDLGLPIAVIAAILFVFVFFIILIKRYKRCPSDRILVVYGKVGGGLSAKCIHGGAAFIIPVIQDYEFLDLTPISIEVNLVNALSKQNIRVNVPSRFTIGVSTEPGVMQNAAERLLGLAMQDIQDLAKEIIFGQLRLVVASMDIEEINNDRDKFLTNISQSVETELKKVGLKLINVNITDIVDESGYIEALGKEAAAHAINAARKSVAEKNRDGSIGEANAKQDERTQVAAANAQAVEGENTAKISVANSDSLRRQREAEAERVANASEKVQTAKALEESYAAEKNAEIARAERERSSQLADIIVPAEIDKRKVEIDAEADAERIRRKAKGEADAILFKAQAEAQGQFEVLTKQAAGLQEIVKAAGNNSKDAVLLLIADKLPELVRLQSDAIKNIKIDKVTVWENGGSGDDGKSSTANFLSGMYKSVPPLQDMFNMAGMDLPEYLKGKDKADEPSKTLPKKNGEDES
- a CDS encoding alpha/beta fold hydrolase, which encodes MKLKSLLLLFLITSINPVLIAQTDPNIFDKFESKFYTINGYKINVEVLGEGDPIFFLPGGPGNSHDYMQGAFGQYYKTNTVVFFDWIGRGKSEDAKNTSEYSVENDMEIIEKLRVLLKFDKISLVGHSYGTVPAQAYAITYKDQVEKMVLINGFHSGAMWQANCDSYNHYAKTHFPEKWKVVDSLRTLGYVSSQEPLKTVYGNFPTKYIYYHDTNITSKVPKTKFRGWAPEVYETIIGRDGDFDVSGSMINQDYRQQLKDVTAKTLVVAGRYDGVSTPEFAVQYKTFMPQATFEMFEQSGHNPYLEEPEKFYTLFKSFMGIK
- a CDS encoding beta-ketoacyl synthase N-terminal-like domain-containing protein, with the protein product MQYPISITSMSSISALGKTPETVWKNYKNNAHYFTKRDGLLVSEFPQELKEDIESLRTSNSKYKTLDKSVLYAIFASRQAIKNANWSALDNFGVNIGSSRGATELFENYHQAFLEHHKAETLSSPTTTLGNISSWVAHDLQTQGPEISHSITCSTALHALLNGIAWLKADMCHAFLVGGSEAPLTPFTIAQMQALKIYKRPNGSPAETSQKQQTNFEHSYPNQALNLKKTENSMILGEAAAMLCIEKGLSEKRLATIAGIGYGTELLEHNASLSTNADCFQRSMKMALGTLDPDTVDVIVTHTPGTIKGDQAEINAIEKIFCNKIPSLTTNKWKIGHSLGASGLLSIEMAILMLKHQEFIMVPYLETTLPKRLSYIMINAVGFGGNAVSILLSK
- a CDS encoding glycosyltransferase family 2 protein, with the translated sequence MKFYIVIPAHNEADCIALTLESLANQTLLPKQVIVVNDNSSDETQAIVSALESKYSWLTLLNSQSSNQHLPGSKIINAFYKGFDTLDDDYDVICKFDADLIFPKHYLEQLAFHFKKDDQLGMAAGFCYIKKEQQWILENLTRKDHIRGALKAYRKQCFIEIGKLKPSMGWDTVDELLAKFYNWKLLTDETLQVKHLKPTGASYNKASKHLQGEAMYKMRYGFGITLISALKLASKKKSIALFTDYMVGYFKAKKQNMTPLVTKEQGKFIRKLRWSGMKNKFN
- the bioA gene encoding adenosylmethionine--8-amino-7-oxononanoate transaminase — its product is MTLKSRDKKHLWHPLTQHKLHPDTVAIVKAKGCTLTDEDGKDYIDAIASWYTAMYGHCNPHVTERVTRQMQTLDHVIFSGFTHEPAVKLSEALIEILPENQNKLFFSDNGSTAVEIGIKMALQYHSNRDEKRNVFISFEHGFHGDTFGAMSVSGLSDYNGPFSDFFLDVKRIPTPNGENHDMILDLLRKVILENDIAGFIYEPLVQGAAAMQMHNAEGLNEILKFCKEFGILIIADEVMTGFGKTGSYFASDYMEVKPDIMCLSKALTAGLLPMAITSCTQNIYDAFYSDEISKGLFHGHTYSANPLACTAALAGIEMLKSEEIQAHIKRVTSRHKQFGEKIASHPKVSSTRQTGVIFALDLDVETERYGSLRDKLFHHFMDQGVFLRPLGKTIYILAPYIITDGELDKVYKSIEAALEIL